A genomic segment from Saimiri boliviensis isolate mSaiBol1 chromosome 14, mSaiBol1.pri, whole genome shotgun sequence encodes:
- the WIZ gene encoding protein Wiz isoform X1: MEGSLAGSLAAPDRPRGPERLPGPATRDNIEGGAEAAEGEGGIFRSARYLPVTKEGPRDILDGRGGISDGQPHPDLSEALPCATSATHRISSCCWDGGSLDFRPGSPPPHLLGHFPGTPDVRGPWENPLVQEAGEGILSEQRFEDSVIVRTMKPHAELESSRRFLHLRGDPRILEKRPRGGPRFDWLQDEDEPGSPQDAGLPLDLPAQPPPLAPFRRVFVPVEDTPKTLDMAVVGGREDLEDLQELAQPSEWGLPTSASEVATQTWTVNSEASVERLQPLLPPIQTGAYLCELLEEVAEGVASLDEDEDEEPAVFPCIECSIYFKQKEHLLEHMSQHRRAPGQEPPADLAPLACGECGWAFADPAALEKHRQLHQASREKIIEEIQKLKQVPGDEGREARLQCPKCVFGTNSSRAYVQHAKLHVRERPSQTAKEPFGGSSGAGSPSPEAGTLLYQPYSAAAAGLSACVFCGFPAPSESLLREHVKLVHARPHWEEDSEAYEEDPASQPGTSQDAHACFPDTAVDYFGKAEPPLAPMWRENTTGYDPSLAFGPGCQQLGMRDFPLSKPLPHGMGQRPLGRLAFPSALASTPYALQLGRNKSTVHPQGLGERRRPWSEEEEEEEEEEEEEEEEEEEEEEDEDEEEEEDVMLTSEMDFSPLATPSLIPQPALELKRTFREALQAAEATQEQQQQLRGMVPIVLVAKLGPQVMAAARVPPRLQPEELGLAGAHPLDLLLLDAPLGSPLGLDTLLDGDPAMVLKHEERKCPYCPDRFHNGIGLANHVRGHLNRVGVSYNVRHFISAEEVKAIERRFSFQKKKKKVANFDPGTFSLMRCDFCGAGFDTRAGLSSHARAHLRDFGITNWELTVSPINILQELLATSAAEQPPSPLGREPGGLPGSFLTSRRPRLPLTVPFPPTWAEDPGPAYGDGLGSEENAMVAMDLGSPSLPKKSLPVPGALEQVASRLSSKVAAEVPHGSKQELQDLKAQSLTTCEVCGACFETRKGLSSHARSHLRQLGVAESESSGAPIDLLYELVKQKGLPDAHLGLPPGLAKKSSSLKEVVAGAPRPGLLTLAKPLDAPAVNKAIKSPPGFSAKGLGHPPSSPLLKKTPLALAGSPTPKNPEDKTPQLSLSPRPASPKAQWPQSEDEGPLNLTLDSDGGRELDCQLCGAWFETRKGLSSHARAHLRHLGVSDPDAKGSPIDVLHGLIRRDGVQIRLPPRRGALAHLGRPPPTSAALSLLPPPPPAKKAKLKAAGMASPWGKQDLSAAAAAGIFWASDVEPSPLNLSSGPEPARDIRCEFCGEFFENRKGLSSHARSHLRQMGVTEWYVNGSPIDTLREILKRRTQSRPGGPPNPPGPSPKALAKMMGGAGPGSSLEARSPSDLHISPLAKKLPPPPGSPLGHSPTASPPPTARKMFPGLAAPSLPKKLKPEQIRVEIKREMLPGALHGELHPSEGPWGAPREDMTPLNLSSRAEPVRDIRCEFCGEFFENRKGLSSHARSHLRQMGVTEWSVNGSPIDTLREILKKKSKPCLIKKEPPAGDLAPALAEDGPPTVAPGPVQSPLPLSPLAGRPGKPGAGPAQVPRELSLTPITGAKPSATGYLGSVAAKRPLQEDRLLPAEVKAKTYIQTELPFKAKTLHEKTSHSSTEACCELCGLYFENRKALASHARAHLRQFGVTEWCVNGSPIETLSEWIKHRPQKVGAYRSYIQGGRPFTKKFRSAGHGRDSDKRPSLGLAPGGLAVVGRSAGGEPGPEAGRAADSGERPLAASPPGAVKAEEHQRQNINKFERRQARPPDASAARGGEETNDLQQKLEEVRQPPPRVRPVPSLVPRPPQTSLVKFVGNIYTLKCRFCEVEFQGPLSIQEEWVRHLQRHILEMNFSKADPPPEESQAPQAQTAAAEAP, from the exons ACGGGCAGCCCCATCCCGACCTCAGCGAAGCCCTCCCCTGTGCCACCTCCGCCACCCATCGGATCAGCAGCTG CTGCTGGGATGGAGGCAGCCTGGACTTCCGGCCGGgctccccaccaccccatctcTTGGGCCATTTCCCAGGCACCCCTGATGTCCGGGGGCCCTGGGAGAACCCCCTTGtccaggaggctggggagggcatCCTTTCTGAGCAGAGATTCGAGGACTCAGTCATTGTGAGAACCATGAAACCACACGCTGAGCTAGAGAGCTCTAGAAGGTTCTTGCACCTCCGGGGGGATCCAAGGATCTTGGAGAAGCGCCCGCGGGGCGGCCCCAGGTTTGACTGGCTCCAAGATGAGGATGAGCCGGGGTCCCCCCAGGATGCAGGGCTGCCCTTGGACCTGCCTGCCCAGCCACCACCCCTTGCCCCCTTCAGAAGGGTGTTCGTGCCAGTGGAAGACACCCCGAAGACACTGGACATGGCGGTGGTGGGTGGCAGAGAAGACCTGGAGGACCTCCAGGAGCTGGCCCAGCCTTCCGAGTGGGGCCTACCCACATCGGCTTCAGAGGTGGCCACGCAGACCTGGACGGTGAACTCGGAGGCATCTGTGGAGCGGCTACAGCCGCTACTGCCTCCGATCCAGACGGGGGCGTACCTGTGTGAGCTGCTGGAGGAGGTGGCCGAAGGGGTGGCCAGCCTGGATGAGGATGAGGACGAGGAGCCGGCTGTGTTCCCGTGCATCGAATGCAGCATCTACTTCAAGCAGAAGGAGCACCTCCTGGAGCACATGAGCCAGCACCGCCGAGCCCCGGGCCAGGAGCCCCCTGCCGACCTGGCCCCGCTGGCCTGTGGGGAGTGCGGCTGGGCCTTTGCCGACCCCGCCGCCCTGGAGAAGCACCGGCAGCTGCACCAGGCGTCCCGGGAGAAGATCATCGAGGAGATCCAAAAGCTGAAGCAAGTGCCAGGGGACGAGGGCCGGGAGGCGCGGCTGCAGTGCCCCAAGTGTGTCTTTGGCACCAATTCCTCCAGGGCCTACGTGCAGCACGCCAAGCTGCACGTGCGTGAGCGCCCAAGCCAGACGGCCAAGGAGCCTTTTGGAGGTAGCAGCGGGGCTGGCAGCCCCAGCCCCGAGGCCGGCACCCTCCTCTATCAGCCCTACAGTGCTGCTGCTGCGGGCCTCAGCGCCTGCGTCTTCTGTGGTTTCCCAGCGCCCAGCGAGAGCCTGCTCAGGGAGCACGTGAAGCTGGTGCACGCCCGTCCCCACTGGGAGGAGGACAGCGAGGCTTACGAGGAGGACCCTGCCAGCCAGCCAGGCACTAGCCAGGATGCTCACGCCTGCTTCCCTGACACTGCCGTGGACTACTTTGGCAAAGCTGAGCCGCCCTTGGCCCCCATGTGGCGGGAGAACACTACTGGATATGACCCCAGCCTGGCCTTTGGCCCAGGATGCCAGCAGCTGGGCATGAGAGATTTTCCACTGTCAAAGCCACTCCCGCATGGCATGGGCCAAAGGCCTCTTGGAAGGCTGGCCTTTCCCTCGGCGCTAGCATCTACCCCCTACGCCTTACAGCTCGGGAGAAACAAAAGCACCGTCCACCCACAAGGGCTGGGGGAACGGAGGCGCCCTTGGAgcgaagaggaggaggaagaggaggaggaggaggaggaggaggaggaggaggaggaggaagaggaagaggacgAGGacgaggaggaagaagaggatgtAATGCTGACCTCCGAGATGGACTTTTCCCCCCTAGCCACCCCCAGCCTCATCCCACAGCCGGCCCTGGAGCTGAAGCGGACCTTCCGAGAAGCCCTGCAGGCGGCGGAAGCCacgcaggagcagcagcagcagctccgaGGGATGGTGCCCATTGTGCTGGTGGCCAAGCTGGGGCCGCAGGTCATGGCAGCGGCCAGGGTGCCCCCGAGGCTGCAGCCCGAGGAGCTGGGGCTGGCGGGTGCCCACCCCCTGGACCTCCTGCTCCTGGATGCACCGCTGGGCAGCCCCTTGGGGCTGGACACACTCCTGGATGGCGACCCAGCCATGGTACTGAAGCACGAGGAGCGGAAATGCCCCTACTGCCCCGATCGCTTCCACAACGGCATCGGCTTGGCCAACCACGTCCGGGGCCACCTGAACCGCGTGGGCGTCAGCTACAATGTGCGGCATTTCATCTCGGCCGAGGAAGTGAAGGCCATTGAACGCAGGTTCTCCttccagaagaagaagaaaaaag TGGCCAACTTTGACCCAGGAACCTTCAGCCTGATGCGCTGTGACTTCTGCGGGGCTGGCTTCGACACACGGGCCGGCCTCTCCAGCCACGCCCGTGCCCACCTGCGTGATTTTGGTATCACCAACTGGGAGCTCACCGTCTCACCCATCAACATCCTGCAGGAGCTGCTGGCCACCTCTGCCGCTGAGCAGCCCCCCAGTCCCTTGGGCCGAGAGCCTGGGGGTCTGCCTGGCAGCTTCTTGACCTCCCGTCGGCCCCGCTTACCTCTCACGGTGCCCTTTCCACCCACCTGGGCTGAGGACCCTGGGCCAGCCTATGGAGATG GCCTGGGTTCTGAGGAAAACGCAATGGTGGCCATGGACTTGGGCTCTCCCTCGCTCCCTAAGAAGAGCCTGCCTGTCCCTGGGGCCCTGGAGCAGGTGGCCAGTCGGCTGAGCAGCAAAGTGGCTGCAGAGGTTCCTCATGGCAGCAAACAGGAGCTGCAGGACCTCAAGG CCCAGAGCCTGACCACCTGCGAGGTCTGCGGCGCCTGCTTTGAGACCCGAAAGGGCCTGTCCAGCCACGCACGCTCCCACCTGCGGCAGCTGGGAGTGGCGGAGTCGGAGAGCAGCGGCGCACCCATCGACCTCCTCTACGAGCTTGTGAAGCAGAAGGGGCTGCCCGATGCCCACCTTGGGCTGCCCCCAGGCCTAGCTAAGAAGTCCAGCTCGCTGAAGGAGGTGGTCGCCGGGGCCCCCCGGCCCGGCTTGCTCACCCTTGCCAAGCCCTTGGATGCCCCTGCTGTCAACAAAGCCATCAAGTCGCCTCCTGGCTTCTCGGCCAAGGGCCTGGGCCACCCGCCCAGCTCTCCACTCCTCAAAAAGACACCACTGGCCCTGGCGGGCTCCCCTACCCCTAAGAATCCTGAGGACAAGACCCCCCAGCTGTCCCTGAGTCCCCGGCCGGCCTCCCCAAAGGCACAGTGGCCTCAGTCTGAGGATGAGGGGCCCTTGAACCTCA CTTTAGATAGTGACGGGGGCAGAGAGCTGGACTGCCAGCTGTGCGGTGCCTGGTTTGAGACCCGAAAGGGCCTGTCCAGCCACGCCCGTGCTCACCTGCGCCACCTGGGCGTCAGCGATCCGGACGCCAAGGGATCCCCCATAGACGTGCTCCACGGGCTCATCAGGAGGGACGGCGTCCAGATCCGCCTCCCACCCAGGCGCGGCGCCCTGGCCCACCTGGGGCGGCCGCCTCCCACCTCCGCGGCCCTCTCCTTGCTCCCCCCCCCACCGCCGGCCAAGAAGGCCAAGCTGAAGGCCGCGGGTATGGCCAGCCCCTGGGGGAAGCAGGACCTCTCGGCCGCCGCAGCCGCCGGCATTTTCTGGGCCTCTGATGTGGAGCCGTCTCCTCTCAACCTCT cctcaggCCCAGAGCCAGCGCGAGATATCCGCTGTGAGTTCTGTGGTGAGTTCTTCGAGAACCGCAAGGGCCTCTCGAGCCATGCACGCTCCCACCTGCGGCAAATGGGTGTGACCGAGTGGTACGTCAATGGCTCGCCCATCGACACGCTGCGGGAGATCCTGAAGAGACGGACCCAGTCTCGGCCTGGCGGACCTCCCAACCCACCAGGGCCAAGCCCAAAAGCCCTGGCCAAGATGATGGGTGGCGCAGGTCCTGGCAGCTCACTGGAAGCCCGCAGCCCCTCGGACCTTCACATCTCACCCTTGGCCAAGAAGTTGCCACCGCCACCAGGCAGCCCCCTGGGCCACTCACCaactgcctctcctcctcccacggCCCGGAAGATGTTCCCAGGCTTGGCTGCACCCTCCCTGCCCAAGAAGCTGAAGCCTGAACAAATTCGGGTGGAAATCAAGCGGGAGATGCTGCCAGGGGCCCTTCATGGGGAGCTGCACCCATCTGAGGGTCCCTGGGGGGCACCACGGGAAGACATGACACCCCTGAACCTGT CGTCCCGGGCAGAGCCGGTGCGCGACATACGCTGTGAGTTCTGCGGTGAGTTCTTCGAGAACCGCAAGGGCCTTTCAAGTCACGCGCGCTCCCACCTGCGGCAGATGGGTGTGACCGAGTGGTCCGTCAATGGTTCACCCATCGACACACTGCGAGAAATCCTCAAGAAGAAATCCAAGCCGTGCCTCATCAAGAAGGAGCCACCGGCTGGAGACCTGGCCCCTGCCTTGGCTGAGGATGGGCCTCCCACTGTGGCTCCTGGGCCGGTGCAGTCCCCACTGCCGCTGTCGCCCCTGGCTGGCCGGCCAGGCAAACCAGGTGCAGGGCCAGCCCAGGTTCCTCGAGAGCTCAGCCTGACGCCCATCACTGGGGCCAAACCCTCAGCCACTGGCTACTTGGGCTCAGTGGCAGCCAAGCGGCCCCTGCAGGAGGACCGCCTCCTCCCAGCAGAGGTCAAGGCCAAGACCTACATCCAGACTGAACTGCCCTTCAAGGCAAAGACCCTTCACGAGAAGACCTCCCACTCCT CCACCGAGGCCTGCTGCGAGCTGTGTGGCCTTTACTTTGAAAACCGCAAGGCCCTGGCCAGCCACGCACGGGCACACCTGCGGCAGTTCGGCGTGACCGAGTGGTGCGTCAATGGCTCACCCATCGAGACACTGAGCGAGTGGATCAAGCACCGGCCCCAGAAGGTGGGCGCCTACCGCAGCTACATCCAGGGCGGCCGCCCCTTCACCAAGAAGTTCCGCAGTGCTGGCCATGGCCGTGACAGTGACAAGCGGCCGTCCCTGGGGCTGGCACCCGGGGGCCTGGCCGTGGTCGGCCGCAGTGCCGGCGGGGAGCCAGGGCCTGAGGCTGGCCGGGCAGCTGACAGTGGTGAGCGGCCTCTGGCAGCCAGCCCACCAGGCGCTGTGAAGGCCGAGGAGCACCAGCGGCAGAACATCAACA AATTCGAACGCCGACAAGCCCGCCCTCCAGATGCCTCCGCAGCTCGGGGAGGCGAAGAGACCAATGACCTAcagcagaagctggaggaggtgCGGCAACCCCCACCCCGAGTCCGGCCGGTTCCCTCCCTGGTGCCCCGGCCCCCACAGACATCACTTGTCAAGTTTGTGGGCAACATCTACACCCTCAAATGCAG GTTCTGTGAAGTGGAATTCCAGGGACCCCTCTCCATCCAGGAAGAGTGGGTGCGGCACTTACAGCGGCACATCCTGGAGATGAACTTCTCCAAAGCGGACCCCCCACCTGAGGAGTCCCAGGCCCCGCAGGCACAGACAGCGGCGGCAGAGGCTCCCTAA
- the WIZ gene encoding protein Wiz isoform X3 — protein MEGSLAGSLAAPDRPRGPERLPGPATRDNIEGGAEAAEGEGGIFRSARYLPVTKEGPRDILDGRGGISDGQPHPDLSEALPCATSATHRISSCCWDGGSLDFRPGSPPPHLLGHFPGTPDVRGPWENPLVQEAGEGILSEQRFEDSVIVRTMKPHAELESSRRFLHLRGDPRILEKRPRGGPRFDWLQDEDEPGSPQDAGLPLDLPAQPPPLAPFRRVFVPVEDTPKTLDMAVVGGREDLEDLQELAQPSEWGLPTSASEVATQTWTVNSEASVERLQPLLPPIQTGAYLCELLEEVAEGVASLDEDEDEEPAVFPCIECSIYFKQKEHLLEHMSQHRRAPGQEPPADLAPLACGECGWAFADPAALEKHRQLHQASREKIIEEIQKLKQVPGDEGREARLQCPKCVFGTNSSRAYVQHAKLHVRERPSQTAKEPFGGSSGAGSPSPEAGTLLYQPYSAAAAGLSACVFCGFPAPSESLLREHVKLVHARPHWEEDSEAYEEDPASQPGTSQDAHACFPDTAVDYFGKAEPPLAPMWRENTTGYDPSLAFGPGCQQLGMRDFPLSKPLPHGMGQRPLGRLAFPSALASTPYALQLGRNKSTVHPQGLGERRRPWSEEEEEEEEEEEEEEEEEEEEEEDEDEEEEEDVMLTSEMDFSPLATPSLIPQPALELKRTFREALQAAEATQEQQQQLRGMVPIVLVAKLGPQVMAAARVPPRLQPEELGLAGAHPLDLLLLDAPLGSPLGLDTLLDGDPAMVLKHEERKCPYCPDRFHNGIGLANHVRGHLNRVGVSYNVRHFISAEEVKAIERRFSFQKKKKKVANFDPGTFSLMRCDFCGAGFDTRAGLSSHARAHLRDFGITNWELTVSPINILQELLATSAAEQPPSPLGREPGGLPGSFLTSRRPRLPLTVPFPPTWAEDPGPAYGDGLGSEENAMVAMDLGSPSLPKKSLPVPGALEQVASRLSSKVAAEVPHGSKQELQDLKAQSLTTCEVCGACFETRKGLSSHARSHLRQLGVAESESSGAPIDLLYELVKQKGLPDAHLGLPPGLAKKSSSLKEVVAGAPRPGLLTLAKPLDAPAVNKAIKSPPGFSAKGLGHPPSSPLLKKTPLALAGSPTPKNPEDKTPQLSLSPRPASPKAQWPQSEDEGPLNLTSGPEPARDIRCEFCGEFFENRKGLSSHARSHLRQMGVTEWYVNGSPIDTLREILKRRTQSRPGGPPNPPGPSPKALAKMMGGAGPGSSLEARSPSDLHISPLAKKLPPPPGSPLGHSPTASPPPTARKMFPGLAAPSLPKKLKPEQIRVEIKREMLPGALHGELHPSEGPWGAPREDMTPLNLSSRAEPVRDIRCEFCGEFFENRKGLSSHARSHLRQMGVTEWSVNGSPIDTLREILKKKSKPCLIKKEPPAGDLAPALAEDGPPTVAPGPVQSPLPLSPLAGRPGKPGAGPAQVPRELSLTPITGAKPSATGYLGSVAAKRPLQEDRLLPAEVKAKTYIQTELPFKAKTLHEKTSHSSTEACCELCGLYFENRKALASHARAHLRQFGVTEWCVNGSPIETLSEWIKHRPQKVGAYRSYIQGGRPFTKKFRSAGHGRDSDKRPSLGLAPGGLAVVGRSAGGEPGPEAGRAADSGERPLAASPPGAVKAEEHQRQNINKFERRQARPPDASAARGGEETNDLQQKLEEVRQPPPRVRPVPSLVPRPPQTSLVKFVGNIYTLKCRFCEVEFQGPLSIQEEWVRHLQRHILEMNFSKADPPPEESQAPQAQTAAAEAP, from the exons ACGGGCAGCCCCATCCCGACCTCAGCGAAGCCCTCCCCTGTGCCACCTCCGCCACCCATCGGATCAGCAGCTG CTGCTGGGATGGAGGCAGCCTGGACTTCCGGCCGGgctccccaccaccccatctcTTGGGCCATTTCCCAGGCACCCCTGATGTCCGGGGGCCCTGGGAGAACCCCCTTGtccaggaggctggggagggcatCCTTTCTGAGCAGAGATTCGAGGACTCAGTCATTGTGAGAACCATGAAACCACACGCTGAGCTAGAGAGCTCTAGAAGGTTCTTGCACCTCCGGGGGGATCCAAGGATCTTGGAGAAGCGCCCGCGGGGCGGCCCCAGGTTTGACTGGCTCCAAGATGAGGATGAGCCGGGGTCCCCCCAGGATGCAGGGCTGCCCTTGGACCTGCCTGCCCAGCCACCACCCCTTGCCCCCTTCAGAAGGGTGTTCGTGCCAGTGGAAGACACCCCGAAGACACTGGACATGGCGGTGGTGGGTGGCAGAGAAGACCTGGAGGACCTCCAGGAGCTGGCCCAGCCTTCCGAGTGGGGCCTACCCACATCGGCTTCAGAGGTGGCCACGCAGACCTGGACGGTGAACTCGGAGGCATCTGTGGAGCGGCTACAGCCGCTACTGCCTCCGATCCAGACGGGGGCGTACCTGTGTGAGCTGCTGGAGGAGGTGGCCGAAGGGGTGGCCAGCCTGGATGAGGATGAGGACGAGGAGCCGGCTGTGTTCCCGTGCATCGAATGCAGCATCTACTTCAAGCAGAAGGAGCACCTCCTGGAGCACATGAGCCAGCACCGCCGAGCCCCGGGCCAGGAGCCCCCTGCCGACCTGGCCCCGCTGGCCTGTGGGGAGTGCGGCTGGGCCTTTGCCGACCCCGCCGCCCTGGAGAAGCACCGGCAGCTGCACCAGGCGTCCCGGGAGAAGATCATCGAGGAGATCCAAAAGCTGAAGCAAGTGCCAGGGGACGAGGGCCGGGAGGCGCGGCTGCAGTGCCCCAAGTGTGTCTTTGGCACCAATTCCTCCAGGGCCTACGTGCAGCACGCCAAGCTGCACGTGCGTGAGCGCCCAAGCCAGACGGCCAAGGAGCCTTTTGGAGGTAGCAGCGGGGCTGGCAGCCCCAGCCCCGAGGCCGGCACCCTCCTCTATCAGCCCTACAGTGCTGCTGCTGCGGGCCTCAGCGCCTGCGTCTTCTGTGGTTTCCCAGCGCCCAGCGAGAGCCTGCTCAGGGAGCACGTGAAGCTGGTGCACGCCCGTCCCCACTGGGAGGAGGACAGCGAGGCTTACGAGGAGGACCCTGCCAGCCAGCCAGGCACTAGCCAGGATGCTCACGCCTGCTTCCCTGACACTGCCGTGGACTACTTTGGCAAAGCTGAGCCGCCCTTGGCCCCCATGTGGCGGGAGAACACTACTGGATATGACCCCAGCCTGGCCTTTGGCCCAGGATGCCAGCAGCTGGGCATGAGAGATTTTCCACTGTCAAAGCCACTCCCGCATGGCATGGGCCAAAGGCCTCTTGGAAGGCTGGCCTTTCCCTCGGCGCTAGCATCTACCCCCTACGCCTTACAGCTCGGGAGAAACAAAAGCACCGTCCACCCACAAGGGCTGGGGGAACGGAGGCGCCCTTGGAgcgaagaggaggaggaagaggaggaggaggaggaggaggaggaggaggaggaggaggaagaggaagaggacgAGGacgaggaggaagaagaggatgtAATGCTGACCTCCGAGATGGACTTTTCCCCCCTAGCCACCCCCAGCCTCATCCCACAGCCGGCCCTGGAGCTGAAGCGGACCTTCCGAGAAGCCCTGCAGGCGGCGGAAGCCacgcaggagcagcagcagcagctccgaGGGATGGTGCCCATTGTGCTGGTGGCCAAGCTGGGGCCGCAGGTCATGGCAGCGGCCAGGGTGCCCCCGAGGCTGCAGCCCGAGGAGCTGGGGCTGGCGGGTGCCCACCCCCTGGACCTCCTGCTCCTGGATGCACCGCTGGGCAGCCCCTTGGGGCTGGACACACTCCTGGATGGCGACCCAGCCATGGTACTGAAGCACGAGGAGCGGAAATGCCCCTACTGCCCCGATCGCTTCCACAACGGCATCGGCTTGGCCAACCACGTCCGGGGCCACCTGAACCGCGTGGGCGTCAGCTACAATGTGCGGCATTTCATCTCGGCCGAGGAAGTGAAGGCCATTGAACGCAGGTTCTCCttccagaagaagaagaaaaaag TGGCCAACTTTGACCCAGGAACCTTCAGCCTGATGCGCTGTGACTTCTGCGGGGCTGGCTTCGACACACGGGCCGGCCTCTCCAGCCACGCCCGTGCCCACCTGCGTGATTTTGGTATCACCAACTGGGAGCTCACCGTCTCACCCATCAACATCCTGCAGGAGCTGCTGGCCACCTCTGCCGCTGAGCAGCCCCCCAGTCCCTTGGGCCGAGAGCCTGGGGGTCTGCCTGGCAGCTTCTTGACCTCCCGTCGGCCCCGCTTACCTCTCACGGTGCCCTTTCCACCCACCTGGGCTGAGGACCCTGGGCCAGCCTATGGAGATG GCCTGGGTTCTGAGGAAAACGCAATGGTGGCCATGGACTTGGGCTCTCCCTCGCTCCCTAAGAAGAGCCTGCCTGTCCCTGGGGCCCTGGAGCAGGTGGCCAGTCGGCTGAGCAGCAAAGTGGCTGCAGAGGTTCCTCATGGCAGCAAACAGGAGCTGCAGGACCTCAAGG CCCAGAGCCTGACCACCTGCGAGGTCTGCGGCGCCTGCTTTGAGACCCGAAAGGGCCTGTCCAGCCACGCACGCTCCCACCTGCGGCAGCTGGGAGTGGCGGAGTCGGAGAGCAGCGGCGCACCCATCGACCTCCTCTACGAGCTTGTGAAGCAGAAGGGGCTGCCCGATGCCCACCTTGGGCTGCCCCCAGGCCTAGCTAAGAAGTCCAGCTCGCTGAAGGAGGTGGTCGCCGGGGCCCCCCGGCCCGGCTTGCTCACCCTTGCCAAGCCCTTGGATGCCCCTGCTGTCAACAAAGCCATCAAGTCGCCTCCTGGCTTCTCGGCCAAGGGCCTGGGCCACCCGCCCAGCTCTCCACTCCTCAAAAAGACACCACTGGCCCTGGCGGGCTCCCCTACCCCTAAGAATCCTGAGGACAAGACCCCCCAGCTGTCCCTGAGTCCCCGGCCGGCCTCCCCAAAGGCACAGTGGCCTCAGTCTGAGGATGAGGGGCCCTTGAACCTCA cctcaggCCCAGAGCCAGCGCGAGATATCCGCTGTGAGTTCTGTGGTGAGTTCTTCGAGAACCGCAAGGGCCTCTCGAGCCATGCACGCTCCCACCTGCGGCAAATGGGTGTGACCGAGTGGTACGTCAATGGCTCGCCCATCGACACGCTGCGGGAGATCCTGAAGAGACGGACCCAGTCTCGGCCTGGCGGACCTCCCAACCCACCAGGGCCAAGCCCAAAAGCCCTGGCCAAGATGATGGGTGGCGCAGGTCCTGGCAGCTCACTGGAAGCCCGCAGCCCCTCGGACCTTCACATCTCACCCTTGGCCAAGAAGTTGCCACCGCCACCAGGCAGCCCCCTGGGCCACTCACCaactgcctctcctcctcccacggCCCGGAAGATGTTCCCAGGCTTGGCTGCACCCTCCCTGCCCAAGAAGCTGAAGCCTGAACAAATTCGGGTGGAAATCAAGCGGGAGATGCTGCCAGGGGCCCTTCATGGGGAGCTGCACCCATCTGAGGGTCCCTGGGGGGCACCACGGGAAGACATGACACCCCTGAACCTGT CGTCCCGGGCAGAGCCGGTGCGCGACATACGCTGTGAGTTCTGCGGTGAGTTCTTCGAGAACCGCAAGGGCCTTTCAAGTCACGCGCGCTCCCACCTGCGGCAGATGGGTGTGACCGAGTGGTCCGTCAATGGTTCACCCATCGACACACTGCGAGAAATCCTCAAGAAGAAATCCAAGCCGTGCCTCATCAAGAAGGAGCCACCGGCTGGAGACCTGGCCCCTGCCTTGGCTGAGGATGGGCCTCCCACTGTGGCTCCTGGGCCGGTGCAGTCCCCACTGCCGCTGTCGCCCCTGGCTGGCCGGCCAGGCAAACCAGGTGCAGGGCCAGCCCAGGTTCCTCGAGAGCTCAGCCTGACGCCCATCACTGGGGCCAAACCCTCAGCCACTGGCTACTTGGGCTCAGTGGCAGCCAAGCGGCCCCTGCAGGAGGACCGCCTCCTCCCAGCAGAGGTCAAGGCCAAGACCTACATCCAGACTGAACTGCCCTTCAAGGCAAAGACCCTTCACGAGAAGACCTCCCACTCCT CCACCGAGGCCTGCTGCGAGCTGTGTGGCCTTTACTTTGAAAACCGCAAGGCCCTGGCCAGCCACGCACGGGCACACCTGCGGCAGTTCGGCGTGACCGAGTGGTGCGTCAATGGCTCACCCATCGAGACACTGAGCGAGTGGATCAAGCACCGGCCCCAGAAGGTGGGCGCCTACCGCAGCTACATCCAGGGCGGCCGCCCCTTCACCAAGAAGTTCCGCAGTGCTGGCCATGGCCGTGACAGTGACAAGCGGCCGTCCCTGGGGCTGGCACCCGGGGGCCTGGCCGTGGTCGGCCGCAGTGCCGGCGGGGAGCCAGGGCCTGAGGCTGGCCGGGCAGCTGACAGTGGTGAGCGGCCTCTGGCAGCCAGCCCACCAGGCGCTGTGAAGGCCGAGGAGCACCAGCGGCAGAACATCAACA AATTCGAACGCCGACAAGCCCGCCCTCCAGATGCCTCCGCAGCTCGGGGAGGCGAAGAGACCAATGACCTAcagcagaagctggaggaggtgCGGCAACCCCCACCCCGAGTCCGGCCGGTTCCCTCCCTGGTGCCCCGGCCCCCACAGACATCACTTGTCAAGTTTGTGGGCAACATCTACACCCTCAAATGCAG GTTCTGTGAAGTGGAATTCCAGGGACCCCTCTCCATCCAGGAAGAGTGGGTGCGGCACTTACAGCGGCACATCCTGGAGATGAACTTCTCCAAAGCGGACCCCCCACCTGAGGAGTCCCAGGCCCCGCAGGCACAGACAGCGGCGGCAGAGGCTCCCTAA